In Hyphomicrobiaceae bacterium, the following are encoded in one genomic region:
- a CDS encoding PQQ-binding-like beta-propeller repeat protein, with translation MFPTVGSRTHVAELARLALVACLAVFASASANAGEISDARMKSADSDPANWILHGRDYGNQRFSPLEQINTSNAKKLVPKWIFQTGVVGTFQTTPLVADGVMFISTPMSNVVAIDAATGKQKWRYDHKRGPGKLCCGPANRGVSLGYGKVYLATVDAHLIALDQQTGSKVWDIALVKDQVTTEDRAVLQDNDPRAKDSVSGSTGVGTVATPLVYEGKVIIGITGVGYGMHFEDAVKKGQLTAVVGIAGKYGQPGFMAAFDAQTGAEQWRFETTKKNWEGDYVQKTAYGVDLKRDIANEKAEAPKYTDAWSFGGGSIWHSPAVDAKTGIIYFGTGNPSPQSMGDGRPGDNLYTVSLVALDSATGKLVWYFQQVPHDLWGYDVASPPVLFEATVDGKTIPAVGQASKIGWYFVNDRATGKLLFRSDEFVPHENMFAPPTESGVRVAPGAGGGANWSPTSYDATKGVVYVAAIHMPFTYRLETTPAKDGNPEVRYSAFEPANEPQYGLLSAIDLKNAGKILWQRKTDEILVGGVLGTKGGLVFMGEGNGNFSAFDAADGKTLWSFQCGAGVNAPPISYAIDGKQFVAVAAGGSSIWGFPTGDAVVVFGLPD, from the coding sequence CTGGTGGCGTGCCTCGCGGTCTTTGCCAGTGCGTCCGCAAATGCGGGCGAGATTTCAGATGCGCGCATGAAGAGCGCAGACAGCGATCCTGCAAACTGGATTCTGCATGGCCGGGACTACGGCAACCAACGCTTCTCACCACTTGAGCAGATCAACACGTCAAATGCCAAGAAGTTAGTGCCGAAGTGGATTTTCCAGACCGGGGTCGTGGGAACGTTCCAAACGACGCCCTTGGTCGCCGACGGCGTCATGTTCATCTCTACGCCGATGTCGAATGTCGTCGCCATCGATGCCGCCACCGGCAAACAGAAATGGCGTTACGATCATAAGCGCGGACCGGGCAAACTCTGCTGCGGCCCAGCCAATCGCGGCGTGTCCTTAGGCTATGGCAAAGTTTACCTAGCGACCGTCGATGCACACCTCATCGCACTTGATCAGCAGACCGGCAGCAAGGTTTGGGACATTGCGCTCGTCAAAGATCAGGTGACGACAGAAGATCGGGCGGTCCTGCAAGACAACGATCCCCGCGCCAAAGATTCCGTCAGCGGGTCGACCGGCGTTGGCACCGTTGCTACTCCGCTCGTCTATGAAGGCAAGGTGATCATCGGCATCACCGGCGTCGGCTACGGGATGCATTTTGAAGACGCGGTCAAGAAGGGCCAGCTCACCGCTGTCGTCGGCATCGCGGGAAAATACGGCCAGCCCGGCTTCATGGCAGCGTTCGACGCACAAACCGGCGCGGAGCAGTGGCGCTTTGAAACGACCAAGAAAAATTGGGAAGGCGACTACGTACAAAAAACAGCTTATGGCGTCGACTTGAAGCGAGACATCGCCAATGAGAAGGCAGAAGCTCCCAAATACACCGATGCATGGAGCTTCGGCGGAGGATCCATCTGGCATTCTCCCGCGGTGGACGCAAAAACAGGCATCATCTATTTCGGCACGGGAAACCCATCGCCGCAATCCATGGGCGACGGTCGTCCCGGCGACAATCTCTATACGGTCTCGCTTGTCGCGTTGGACTCGGCAACGGGCAAACTGGTTTGGTACTTCCAGCAGGTCCCGCACGACTTATGGGGCTATGACGTTGCAAGCCCGCCGGTACTGTTCGAAGCGACGGTCGATGGCAAGACCATCCCTGCCGTCGGACAAGCATCAAAAATCGGTTGGTACTTCGTCAACGATCGCGCGACCGGCAAACTGCTGTTCCGCTCCGATGAGTTCGTGCCGCATGAAAATATGTTTGCACCTCCCACCGAAAGCGGCGTGCGCGTTGCCCCCGGCGCGGGCGGTGGCGCGAACTGGTCGCCGACCTCTTATGACGCCACAAAGGGTGTCGTCTATGTCGCCGCAATCCACATGCCCTTTACGTATCGCCTGGAGACGACACCCGCCAAAGATGGAAATCCCGAAGTTCGCTACAGCGCCTTCGAACCGGCGAATGAGCCTCAGTACGGGCTGCTCTCCGCAATCGATCTCAAGAACGCAGGCAAGATTCTATGGCAGCGAAAGACTGACGAGATTCTCGTCGGCGGCGTTCTCGGGACCAAAGGCGGCCTCGTATTCATGGGCGAAGGAAACGGCAATTTCTCTGCTTTCGATGCTGCTGACGGGAAGACGTTGTGGAGCTTCCAATGCGGAGCCGGCGTTAACGCCCCTCCCATCAGTTACGCAATTGACGGCAAACAATTTGTAGCGGTTGCCGCAGGCGGCAGCTCGATCTGGGGCTTCCCGACGGGCGATGCTGTGGTGGTGTTTGGCCTGCCTGATTAG